A stretch of DNA from Deinococcus aerius:
GCCAGGGGCAGCGTTCCGTGGCCGCGCTGCGGGCCGGGTCCGGGGTGAAGGTCAGGCCGGAGTCGAGCGTGAAGTCGCGCAGGGACCGGCCGCGCACCCGCTCCAGCACGGTCCCGAGCAGGATGTAGCCCAGGTCGCTGTACACGACCTCGCCCGGTTCGGTCAGCGGCCAGCGTTCCTGAAGGACCCGGGCGCGGATGGTGGCCGCGTCCCCCCACGTGTACAGCGGAGCCCAGGCGGGCAGCCCCGCCGTGTGGGTGAGCAGTTGCCGCAGGGTCCGGGTACCCAGCGGGGTGTCCTGCATCCACGCCAGGTCCGGCAGGTGGGTCAGCAGCGCGTCGTCGAGGTCGAGCAGTCCGTCCTCCACCGCCCGCAGCACTTCCCGAGCGGTGAAGAGGGGCTTGGTCAGGCTGGCGAGGTCCCACCAGGTGGCCTCGTCCAGGGGGGCGGGTTCCGGCTCGCGGGCCGCGTCCCCGAGGATCAGCGTGTCCCGCCTCCCGTCCGCCGTGACGACCCCGAGCGCCGCGCCGCACAGGCCCCGCCACTCCACGGCCTCCGCGAGGAGTTCACGGGTCCGCTGGGGAATCACCCCTCCCCCAGGGCGGCCCGGGCATGTCCCCCCGCCGCCGCCAGCCGGGCCTCGGCCTCCTGAACACTCAGGCCCAGCCGCAGCATCACGAGCGCGGTTTTCACGCTGCCGCCCGCCTGGGCGAGGGCGGCGCGGGCCTCCGATTCGGACACGCCCGCCCCGTGGCAGGTGAGCCGCACGGCCCGGTCCTCCAGCTTCGCATTGCTGGTCCGCACGTCCACCATCAGGTTGCCGTACACCTTGCCCAGCCGCACCATCAGGGCGCTGGAGAGCGTATTCAGCGCGATCTTCTGCGCGGTCCCGGCCTTCAACCGCGTGCTGCCGCTGATGACCTCGGGGCCGGTGTCGAGGGCCACGGGGCAGTCCACGGCGGCCAGCAGCGGCGTGCCGGGATTGTTGGCGATGCCCACCGTCAGCGCCCCGAGTGAGCGCGCGGCTTCCACCGCCCCCAGCACGTAGGGGGTCGTGCCGCTCGCCGCGAGCGCAATCAGCACGTCCCCTGGCCCCACATTTGCCGCGCGCACATCGTTCGCACCCGCTGCCGCATCATCCTCTGCGCCCTCCACCGCCTGCCGGATTGCTCGCTCCCCTCCAGCAATCAACGGCACTGCTCGTTCCGGCGGCCAGGAGAAGGTGGGCGTGAGTTCGGTCGCGTCGAGGACACCCAGCCGCCCACTCGTGCCCGCGCCCACGTACACCAGCCGTCCGCCGCTCTCCAAGCGGGGAAGGGCCGCCTCCACCACCCGGGCGAGCGCGGGAGTTGCGGACCTCACCGCCTCGACAGCGGCACGCTGGTCGTCGGCAAAGGCCTGGACGAGGGCCAGCGGGTCCAGCCGGTCGAGGTCCGCGTGGTTCGGGTCGAGCGCCTCGGTGCTGCGCTGAACGGGAATGGAGGTGGATGTGGGAGGGATCGTCATGCGGGTTCCTCGTGGCGGGGTGGGGGCAGAAGGTACTTTCCGGCGCTCACGGCGCGGCGCGCGCCCGTGGCCTGGGGCAGGGTGTTCGTCCAGCCCTGCGCCCGCGCGTACCCCAGGAAGGCGAAGGCCGCGGCCTCCCGGGTGGCGCCAGTGAAGCCGTGTGCGGCCCAGCCGACCTCCTCGAAGGTCAAGGCGGGAATGGGG
This window harbors:
- a CDS encoding serine hydrolase domain-containing protein; the protein is MIPQRTRELLAEAVEWRGLCGAALGVVTADGRRDTLILGDAAREPEPAPLDEATWWDLASLTKPLFTAREVLRAVEDGLLDLDDALLTHLPDLAWMQDTPLGTRTLRQLLTHTAGLPAWAPLYTWGDAATIRARVLQERWPLTEPGEVVYSDLGYILLGTVLERVRGRSLRDFTLDSGLTFTPDPARSAATERCPWRGRVLRGETHDENGWALGGNAGHAGLFGTLAGVLDQAERLLRGGWLSPAAQTLATTTHAPGRTLAFVAAQPGWSGGSLTGASAFGHTGFTGTGLWVDPGRGVAWALLTNRVHPSRHHSLDIQGLRRAVGNTLLAAQGWEGLDPEPSPASPPE
- the murQ gene encoding N-acetylmuramic acid 6-phosphate etherase, which produces MTIPPTSTSIPVQRSTEALDPNHADLDRLDPLALVQAFADDQRAAVEAVRSATPALARVVEAALPRLESGGRLVYVGAGTSGRLGVLDATELTPTFSWPPERAVPLIAGGERAIRQAVEGAEDDAAAGANDVRAANVGPGDVLIALAASGTTPYVLGAVEAARSLGALTVGIANNPGTPLLAAVDCPVALDTGPEVISGSTRLKAGTAQKIALNTLSSALMVRLGKVYGNLMVDVRTSNAKLEDRAVRLTCHGAGVSESEARAALAQAGGSVKTALVMLRLGLSVQEAEARLAAAGGHARAALGEG